From the Musa acuminata AAA Group cultivar baxijiao chromosome BXJ1-2, Cavendish_Baxijiao_AAA, whole genome shotgun sequence genome, one window contains:
- the LOC135610001 gene encoding ACT domain-containing protein ACR12-like isoform X2, which produces MALASAFLSSRFLFFSPAALRPRSRVSAHLEFPRPLEIGKHDPSLHGSVASGGGVFLGKLHGDSHDSQYYLNPNGAVETSSKMRELKDLGLDVTKGTVTTEDAIVKTQFFITQQGCKVEDPEILERIRLSIIDNLLKYHPESSERLAMGEVFGNKPPKKLDVDDTTHVLLQDDGPKRSLLYIETADRPGLLLEIIKIILDISIDVESAEIDTEGLVAKDIFHVSYRGAALSDTLSQVLINSLLYYLRRPGTEEDSY; this is translated from the exons aTGGCTCTCGCAAGCGCCTTCCTCTCCtctcgcttcctcttcttctcccccgCTGCTCTCCGCCCCCGATCTAGGGTTTCAGCCCACCTAGAGTTCCCCCGACCTCTCGAGATCGGCAAGCATGACCCCTCCCTCCACGGATCGGTCGCCTCCGGCGGCGGTGTCTTTCTCGGAAAGCTGCATGG GGACAGTCATGATTCTCAATATTATCTTAATCCAAATGGGGCTGTAGAAACTTCCTCGAAG ATGCGAGAACTCAAGGATCTAGGATTGGATGTGACAAAGGGAACTGTAACTACTGAAGATGCCATTGTGAAAACCCAATTTTTTATTACACAACA GGGGTGCAAGGTTGAGGATCCAGAGATATTGGAAAGAATTCGTCTTAGCATCATTGACAACCTTTTGAAGTATCATCCT GAATCAAGTGAAAGGCTTGCAATGGGTGAAGTTTTTGGAAACAAACCTCCAAAAAAG CTTGATGTTGATGATACAACACATGTGCTGCTTCAGGATGATGGGCCAAAGAGAAG CTTACTCTACATTGAGACTGCTGATCGCCCTGGATTACTGCTGGAGATCATCAAGATTATACTAGACATCAGTATAGATGTTGAATCAGCAGAGATTGACACTGAA GGCCTGGTAGCAAAGGACATATTTCATGTGAGCTACAGAGGTGCAGCACTGAGCGATACTTTGTCACAG GTTCTGATCAACAGCTTGCTATACTACCTTCGAAGGCCTGGAACAGAGGAAGATAGTTATTGA
- the LOC135610001 gene encoding ACT domain-containing protein ACR12-like isoform X1, with the protein MALASAFLSSRFLFFSPAALRPRSRVSAHLEFPRPLEIGKHDPSLHGSVASGGGVFLGKLHGDSHDSQYYLNPNGAVETSSKKSDQENDSVPMPIILIDQDSDAHATIVWLSFGDRLGALLDTMRELKDLGLDVTKGTVTTEDAIVKTQFFITQQGCKVEDPEILERIRLSIIDNLLKYHPESSERLAMGEVFGNKPPKKLDVDDTTHVLLQDDGPKRSLLYIETADRPGLLLEIIKIILDISIDVESAEIDTEGLVAKDIFHVSYRGAALSDTLSQVLINSLLYYLRRPGTEEDSY; encoded by the exons aTGGCTCTCGCAAGCGCCTTCCTCTCCtctcgcttcctcttcttctcccccgCTGCTCTCCGCCCCCGATCTAGGGTTTCAGCCCACCTAGAGTTCCCCCGACCTCTCGAGATCGGCAAGCATGACCCCTCCCTCCACGGATCGGTCGCCTCCGGCGGCGGTGTCTTTCTCGGAAAGCTGCATGG GGACAGTCATGATTCTCAATATTATCTTAATCCAAATGGGGCTGTAGAAACTTCCTCGAAG AAATCTGACCAGGAGAATGATTCAGTACCAATGCCAATTATTTTGATAGATCAAGACTCAGATGCACATGCGACTATTGTGTGGCTCAGTTTTGGTGATCGTCTGGGTGCATTACTTGACACG ATGCGAGAACTCAAGGATCTAGGATTGGATGTGACAAAGGGAACTGTAACTACTGAAGATGCCATTGTGAAAACCCAATTTTTTATTACACAACA GGGGTGCAAGGTTGAGGATCCAGAGATATTGGAAAGAATTCGTCTTAGCATCATTGACAACCTTTTGAAGTATCATCCT GAATCAAGTGAAAGGCTTGCAATGGGTGAAGTTTTTGGAAACAAACCTCCAAAAAAG CTTGATGTTGATGATACAACACATGTGCTGCTTCAGGATGATGGGCCAAAGAGAAG CTTACTCTACATTGAGACTGCTGATCGCCCTGGATTACTGCTGGAGATCATCAAGATTATACTAGACATCAGTATAGATGTTGAATCAGCAGAGATTGACACTGAA GGCCTGGTAGCAAAGGACATATTTCATGTGAGCTACAGAGGTGCAGCACTGAGCGATACTTTGTCACAG GTTCTGATCAACAGCTTGCTATACTACCTTCGAAGGCCTGGAACAGAGGAAGATAGTTATTGA